The genomic region GGATTTAACCTCAAGGCGAAACTGACCATGAGAAAAGCATACGGTTTTCGGTCGGTAGAAAACCTACAAATCGCCTTATATCATACACTTGGTAATCTGCCAGAACCGGAAACAACCCACAAATTCTGCTGAGGAGCCAACTTTTCTTTCCATTTTTTGTCGGCTCCCCCCACACCTCCCGCCGAAAGAATAAGAAAGATAAGGAAAATTTTTGATTTTTGTTCCCCGCGACTGCAGGGAGCGGACGAGGCGCGCAGATTAGTCCGTTTTCTGTTCAAAATAGGTTCGAGCAAAGCAAAGTAATACAGCACTAAAAATAAAAAAGGGAGGCTTTTGGCCTTTCTTTTTTTATCTTCTCAAAACATCCAAATTTCCTAATGATATCCATGATGTCAAATCAAAGGCGTTTTCTTATAGTAAAGATTTGGAAGGAAAAAGAAATTCATCATGAACATTGATTATATACACTCGAATTGCTAAACTTAATCTACAATAATTTATTGGAGGAGGCCGTGCCAAAAATTTCTTTTCAGATACCTATTGAAGTCAGTAAGGTCATATCAAAACATCCAGAAATAAACTGGAACAAGGTAATCAGCAACACCCTAGGTAATTATACTAAAAAAATAAGACTCCTGGATTCAATCACCTCTAAAAGCAAACTTGCTGAACAAGACATTGAAGAAATCGATCATGTCATCAAGTCCGGCCTTCTCAAAAGATACAAAAAAGCCTGATGAAGTTTGTGATAGATACAAACATTCTCATTTCGGCCCTCCTTAAAAAATCCGTTACCAGAGAAATTCTTCTCTTAGACTCTTTTGAGTTCTTATTGCCTGAATTTGCTCTTGAAGAAATAGAGGTTCACAAAGATTATATTTCCAGGCGAAGCGGTTTAAACAGGGAAGAGTTAGATGTAATACTATCCATCCTCCTGGAAAATATAGCGATCATACCGTTTTCTGAGATAAAATCTAACTTGAAAAAGGCTGATAAGATTATGGGCGGTATTGACCCTCTGGACGCTCCCTTTGTCGCTCTTGCTCTCTCTGTAGTAAAAAGAGGGGACAGGTCTATTTTATTGTCATTCTCCTAGAATTTTAATTTATCAGCCCGCTCACTGACGTAAAGCAATAATGTCAACTAAATAGACCTGACTCTAATATTTGGACTCTAATATTGGTTTGACTCTAATATTTTGTTACGAAAATAGAAATAGGGCTTTTACTATGAAATATCTAGGGGAATACAGAATGGAAAATTCTGAGAAAATATTCGATATAAAGAAAGTGACATTAAAATTAGAAGGAGGCACCTTACGGGTTATTTCCGAAAACGGCAAAGAGAAACTTGTTTATTCCGGTCTTCAATTTCTATCCCTACAATCCCATTAAAAATAGCGGGTTAGCTGAAGAACGGCGCTACTTACCTGCGGCACACTTCCATTTACCGTTTCTATCCCTCCGGATGAAAAGCTAATGTAACTCGCAATCGTTGACCGGCTCGACAAGAAATAGGCCCCGGACATTTGAGTCGTCGTTGATTCATCATAGGGGCTGATGAATGCGATGGCTCCAAGCTCAAGGTTCTTTACCAGGGAATCAGGCCAATCGGCACGGACAAACAACTCCTGTTGCATCCACGGCTCCTGCTGGTCAAAGGCATACTGCCGGACATACCAGAGTTCACTTGCCAAAAAAGGATTAGCGGCGCCCAGGCTGAACCAGCGGTTTAATTCCTCATGATTCAGACCCGACTGGTGAAAGTGATACTCCAGATTCACCGTCAGTTTTGACGGACCCGACCATGAAAGGCCAAAAGCAGAGTCTTGTTGCAGACTTGCACCCGCGGCTTGCTGTGGGATCACAGGCGTCATCGCAGGAAGGCTTCCCGTCATTTTTCCAAAAGTAACCGCTCTTTCACTTAAATCAGGTTCCTTCGCTGCGGACCATTCGAAAAGGCCTACCAAACTGGGACAGATTACCTTGCTGACATTGAGCCCGACCCGCGTAATCGCGCTTTCGTGATAAAAGAGCATCTGGGGAGAAAAACTTGCAATATCGTATGAAAGAGTAAGAAGAATTCTATCGGAATCATTGGTCTGTCCGAAAAGAGGGTCCAGACTGGCAGGTCCTGAGGCTGTGATGGGTTGGGCTGCCTGCAGTCTCGGCGCGTAAATGATGCTTGCAGCGCCTGAGTCCCATATCTTGTGAAGATGAAACATGACCGTTCCCAGCCTATTTTCCCTCAAGGAGGAGGGATCCTGAGATGCCTGGGTCAACCCGGAGCGGGATTTGAAGTAATCGGTGGGATTAAAACCTAACGCGACGCCATTTCGGATGTTGATCCTTCCCGCCTCCAGAAATGTTCCTGGAAAAGTCTCCTCCGAGAGATACACCTCGCGAAAATTCATCTGGGCCGATCCTTGAGAAGGAAAAGGAAGGTTCTCCGCCTCAAAGGCGCTGAGGCGGCTGCTCAATATGAAACTCAACGATTGCGCGACTTCCCAACGACGCGTCAAATCGACGCTCGTTCGATTTTGCCAGCGGGGGGAATCTATTGGAACGGGAACAGACAAGGTCTCCCTAAAAGAGGAGACCGTCAATGCATCTTCAATGTAAAGACGAAAAAAGTTCTTGGAAAGCATCCGCGGAGCTTCCTGACGTTCGGGCTGGTTTCGTACCACGTCCGGAATT from Nitrospirota bacterium harbors:
- a CDS encoding PIN domain-containing protein, producing MKFVIDTNILISALLKKSVTREILLLDSFEFLLPEFALEEIEVHKDYISRRSGLNREELDVILSILLENIAIIPFSEIKSNLKKADKIMGGIDPLDAPFVALALSVVKRGDRSILLSFS
- a CDS encoding ISL3 family transposase gives rise to the protein GFNLKAKLTMRKAYGFRSVENLQIALYHTLGNLPEPETTHKFC